From a region of the Mycobacterium sp. SMC-8 genome:
- a CDS encoding CPBP family intramembrane glutamic endopeptidase yields the protein MNASSTTGCRNPVEIALREPPEQRRRGVRWFLGLAFPGAWIPWTVVHLLGGSLDNPLTQLATAAFVPAIAACVVRRWITRQGFADSGLRPNWRSSWPYYLAATTIPWAVLLLAVAVAVLAGMWSPQQFEMSTAAWVYLAAGPAVCVVTAPIFWGEEYGWTAYLRDRLVPGRPVATTFLTGLIWGVWHWPLPWVGYFGGGTVAAEAIWSMLWWLPLSILLEFLIGWLWSATDSVWPGAMLHAGSNLVASAGMLHVFGDTVGINDTTFLLCVGLLPFVTVIVISRNTGGPKLA from the coding sequence ATGAATGCCTCATCGACGACCGGCTGCCGTAACCCCGTCGAGATCGCGCTGCGCGAACCGCCAGAACAGCGGCGCCGTGGCGTCCGCTGGTTTTTGGGCCTCGCGTTCCCCGGAGCGTGGATTCCGTGGACGGTGGTGCATCTCCTCGGTGGATCGCTCGACAACCCGCTGACCCAGCTGGCCACCGCGGCCTTCGTGCCGGCCATCGCGGCGTGCGTGGTCCGGCGGTGGATCACCCGACAGGGTTTCGCCGATTCCGGTCTGCGCCCGAACTGGCGGTCGTCCTGGCCGTATTACCTCGCCGCCACGACCATTCCGTGGGCAGTGCTGCTTCTCGCCGTGGCCGTCGCGGTGCTCGCCGGAATGTGGTCGCCGCAGCAGTTCGAGATGAGCACCGCCGCGTGGGTGTATCTGGCAGCCGGGCCGGCCGTATGCGTGGTGACGGCGCCGATCTTCTGGGGTGAGGAGTATGGGTGGACGGCGTATCTGCGGGACCGGTTGGTGCCCGGACGCCCGGTCGCTACCACTTTTCTGACCGGCCTCATCTGGGGGGTGTGGCATTGGCCGTTACCCTGGGTCGGCTACTTCGGCGGCGGAACCGTTGCGGCAGAGGCGATTTGGAGCATGCTGTGGTGGCTGCCGCTGAGCATTCTGCTGGAGTTCCTCATCGGCTGGCTGTGGTCGGCGACCGACTCGGTCTGGCCGGGCGCGATGCTGCACGCCGGTAGCAATCTCGTCGCCTCGGCCGGCATGCTCCACGTCTTCGGCGACACTGTCGGCATCAACGACACCACATTCCTGCTGTGCGTCGGCCTGCTGCCCTTCGTCACGGTGATCGTGATCAGCCGGAATACCGGTGGACCTAAACTCGCATGA
- a CDS encoding FadR/GntR family transcriptional regulator, with product MLDRPYAGALHGSLVTALGTGIVSGRYPAGGVLTLEGVSAEHGVSRSVAREAVRVLESMGMVESRRRVGITVQPADRWNVFDPVVIRWRLDVGDRSAQLVSLSELRLGFEPAAAALAARRASPHQCRIMATAVSDMVVHGRTGDLDAYLNADKLFHQTLLEASGNEMFRALTGVVAEVLAGRTHHGMMPEKPNIAAIALHDEVARAIRMGEEEQAEQAMRAIIGESAAAIVEDFPPSQ from the coding sequence GTGCTCGATCGGCCGTATGCAGGCGCGCTCCACGGCAGTCTGGTGACTGCGCTGGGCACCGGCATCGTGTCCGGGCGGTACCCGGCCGGCGGGGTTCTCACACTCGAGGGCGTCAGCGCCGAGCACGGGGTGTCCCGCAGCGTCGCGCGGGAGGCGGTCCGGGTGCTGGAGTCCATGGGCATGGTCGAATCGCGGCGCCGGGTCGGGATCACCGTCCAGCCCGCGGATAGGTGGAATGTCTTCGACCCCGTGGTGATCCGGTGGCGGCTGGACGTGGGCGACCGTAGCGCGCAACTGGTTTCACTCTCGGAACTGCGGCTGGGGTTCGAACCGGCGGCGGCGGCGCTGGCCGCGCGGCGGGCCAGTCCGCACCAGTGCCGGATCATGGCGACGGCGGTGTCGGACATGGTGGTGCACGGGCGGACCGGTGATCTGGACGCCTACCTCAACGCGGACAAGCTGTTTCATCAGACTCTGCTTGAGGCCAGCGGAAACGAGATGTTCCGGGCGCTGACCGGGGTGGTTGCCGAGGTACTCGCCGGTCGCACCCATCACGGCATGATGCCGGAGAAGCCCAACATTGCGGCGATCGCCTTGCACGACGAAGTGGCACGGGCGATCAGGATGGGCGAGGAGGAGCAGGCCGAACAGGCGATGCGCGCGATTATCGGCGAGTCTGCCGCGGCCATCGTCGAGGACTTCCCGCCGTCGCAGTAG
- a CDS encoding gluconokinase, with protein MAVPIVVMGVSGSGKSTVGAALAQRLRVPFADADDFHPPANIAKMSAGHPLNDDDRYPWLESIGQWLAGHPDGGVMSCSALKRSYRDQLRRHCPDIEFLHLAGSVETIGRRQASRPGHFMPANLLQSQFQTLEPLEPDERGIAIDVDQSIDAIVERFVSTTHSPTAEEDSQ; from the coding sequence ATGGCCGTTCCGATCGTCGTCATGGGAGTCTCCGGCTCCGGAAAGTCGACCGTGGGCGCCGCGCTGGCGCAGCGCCTGCGCGTCCCGTTCGCCGACGCCGACGACTTCCATCCGCCGGCCAACATCGCGAAGATGTCGGCCGGCCACCCGCTGAACGACGACGACCGCTATCCCTGGCTGGAGTCGATCGGCCAGTGGCTGGCCGGCCACCCCGACGGCGGGGTGATGAGCTGCTCCGCCTTGAAGCGCTCGTACCGGGATCAGCTGCGCCGGCACTGCCCTGACATCGAGTTCCTGCACCTGGCCGGCTCCGTCGAGACGATCGGCAGGCGGCAGGCCAGCAGGCCCGGGCACTTCATGCCCGCCAACCTGTTGCAGTCCCAGTTCCAGACGCTGGAACCGCTGGAGCCCGATGAGCGCGGTATCGCCATCGACGTCGACCAGAGTATCGACGCCATCGTCGAACGCTTCGTCAGCACAACGCATTCCCCAACAGCCGAGGAGGATTCCCAATGA